A stretch of the Bacteroidota bacterium genome encodes the following:
- a CDS encoding T9SS type A sorting domain-containing protein yields the protein MKTKNFLVLLLAILLFENVSTAQIKFRKVIGSSGYDYGVCAQQTLDSGYIVLGSTSSFGGGNTDIYLVKTDSLGIPQGHQMIGGINIDRGTCVKQTTDKGFIISGYTNSFGAGGYDFYLIKVDSTYNVTWTKTYGGTNWDFANCVEQTNDGGYIVCGETYSYGNGDEDYYIVKTNSLGDTVWTKTYGGLYQDVAKSIIQTSDGNYLVTGTSKSLGDIDGDFFTIKLNTSGDSLWSNRFGGASADFGNDVIESMFGGYLLTGETKSFGAGNAYGVLVKISSLGITDSMKTLGGTLDDSFYSVVEDADGKVAMLGTSKSFGDSGGNGDLIFYTLKSDWSYYGLTTFGGLKKDEGFSVAPTFDNAFIICGTTKSFSTTSIEDIYLIKTDTLCLATIAENTILTEIEDVDNSLNGKLNVFPNPANQTATIDVSFFEDSFTIEVTNVMGETIHLECVKKGSETTYSLPLDLYSNGIYLLKVSDKSRVETQKIIIVH from the coding sequence ATGAAAACAAAAAACTTTTTAGTACTACTTCTCGCAATTTTATTATTTGAAAATGTGTCTACTGCTCAAATAAAATTCAGAAAGGTAATTGGAAGTTCGGGCTATGATTATGGTGTATGTGCACAACAGACACTTGACAGCGGCTATATTGTTTTAGGTTCTACGAGTAGCTTTGGCGGAGGAAACACAGACATTTATTTAGTAAAAACAGACTCGTTAGGAATTCCACAAGGACATCAAATGATTGGTGGAATTAATATCGACAGAGGTACCTGTGTAAAACAAACAACGGATAAAGGGTTCATTATTTCAGGTTATACAAATAGCTTTGGTGCTGGGGGGTATGATTTCTACCTTATAAAAGTTGATTCAACGTACAACGTTACCTGGACAAAAACGTATGGTGGAACTAATTGGGATTTTGCAAACTGTGTTGAGCAAACGAATGATGGTGGATATATAGTATGCGGAGAAACATACAGCTATGGAAATGGGGATGAAGATTATTATATTGTAAAAACAAATTCATTGGGAGATACCGTTTGGACAAAAACGTATGGAGGCCTTTATCAAGATGTTGCTAAATCCATTATTCAGACGAGCGATGGGAATTACTTAGTAACTGGAACAAGCAAAAGTTTAGGTGATATTGACGGTGATTTTTTTACCATCAAACTGAATACAAGCGGTGATAGTTTATGGTCAAATCGGTTTGGAGGAGCTTCCGCAGATTTTGGTAATGATGTTATTGAAAGCATGTTTGGTGGGTATCTATTAACAGGTGAAACGAAAAGTTTTGGTGCAGGAAATGCATATGGTGTTTTGGTGAAAATTTCTTCGCTCGGCATTACGGATTCCATGAAAACACTTGGAGGCACCCTTGATGACAGCTTTTATTCAGTAGTGGAAGATGCTGATGGGAAAGTAGCCATGCTTGGCACTTCAAAATCATTTGGTGATAGCGGTGGCAATGGTGATTTGATTTTCTATACACTCAAAAGCGATTGGTCGTATTATGGATTAACAACTTTTGGCGGACTGAAAAAAGATGAAGGGTTCTCGGTTGCTCCTACTTTTGATAACGCTTTTATTATTTGTGGTACAACGAAAAGTTTTAGTACAACTAGCATTGAGGATATTTATCTAATAAAAACAGATACCCTTTGTTTGGCAACCATAGCAGAGAATACGATTTTAACCGAAATTGAGGATGTTGATAATTCACTTAACGGAAAATTGAATGTATTTCCAAATCCCGCAAATCAAACGGCCACTATTGATGTGTCTTTTTTTGAGGATTCATTTACAATCGAAGTCACAAATGTTATGGGTGAAACAATACATCTTGAATGTGTAAAGAAGGGATCTGAAACCACCTATTCTCTCCCATTAGATTTATATTCAAATGGAATTTACCTTTTAAAGGTTTCTGATAAATCAAGGGTTGAAACGCAGAAAATAATAATTGTGCATTAA
- the kdsA gene encoding 3-deoxy-8-phosphooctulonate synthase, producing MSLNNIKNIKHLDSGNFFLIAGPCAVETEEICFEIAEKVKSVTDQLGIPYIFKASFKKANRSRLDSFTGIGDEKGLDIIAKVGKHFNLPTLTDIHTNEDAALAAKYVDVLQIPAFLCRQTDLLVAAAKTGKHVNIKKGQFLSPESMKFAVDKVRESGNTNIMLTERGTFLGYQDLVVDFRGIPEMQKNNVPVVMDITHSLQQPNQTSGVTGGRPDLIGTIAKAAIAVGADGIFLETHPNPAKAKSDGANMLHLDHFEKLMNDLIKIRKAIL from the coding sequence ATGTCGTTGAACAACATTAAAAACATTAAACACTTAGATTCAGGTAATTTCTTTTTAATTGCCGGTCCATGTGCCGTAGAAACAGAAGAAATTTGTTTTGAGATTGCTGAGAAAGTAAAATCTGTAACCGATCAATTAGGAATTCCTTACATATTTAAAGCCTCGTTTAAGAAAGCCAACCGCTCTCGCTTGGATTCCTTCACCGGCATTGGGGATGAAAAAGGATTGGACATTATTGCAAAAGTCGGAAAGCATTTTAACCTGCCTACGCTAACTGATATTCACACAAATGAAGATGCTGCTTTAGCTGCAAAGTATGTTGATGTATTGCAGATTCCTGCATTTTTATGTCGACAAACAGATTTGTTAGTTGCAGCTGCAAAAACAGGCAAACATGTAAACATAAAAAAGGGGCAATTTCTTTCACCGGAGTCCATGAAATTTGCTGTAGATAAAGTGAGGGAGTCAGGAAACACGAATATCATGTTAACAGAGAGAGGAACCTTCTTAGGATATCAAGATTTGGTGGTAGATTTCAGAGGTATACCTGAAATGCAAAAAAATAATGTTCCTGTTGTGATGGACATTACCCACTCCCTTCAACAGCCGAATCAAACGAGTGGCGTAACTGGTGGTCGCCCGGATTTAATCGGCACGATAGCAAAAGCAGCCATTGCCGTAGGTGCTGACGGAATCTTCTTAGAAACTCATCCCAACCCTGCAAAAGCAAAGTCAGATGGTGCAAACATGCTTCACCTCGATCATTTTGAAAAGCTGATGAATGATTTGATTAAGATTAGAAAAGCAATACTCTAA